ATGAGTCAGTCCTCTGCCAGTGTCCAACGGCATCTGAGATGAGCTGGGTCTGATCATATGGCCCCAGTGGCACATCTACAACCTAACCATGGTCTACTGCATGTCTGACACAAGGCTGTCTCTGTAATCCAGCTTACTGCAGAAGAAGCATTGACATCCCTGTATTTTGTATCCCTGGTGTAGGTTGGGAGTAATGCTGGGATTGTTGGAATGACCAAGGAGCACTTAGGCCTGGCGCTTGCACTAAACGTGCCTGTCTTTGTTGTGGTGACCAAGATTGACATGTGTCCTGCCAACATCCTGCAAGGTGAGTCTTACAGGCTCTCTCCAGGGCTGTCTCTTACCTCTGTACGTGTTGCTGTCCTCTGCTTGGGTTCAGGAACTACTGCTGGAAGAAAGCTGCTTAATCTGGTTCTGAGTGCATCCTAAACACCTTCCAGAAATCTATGCTTTTCCCTTGCTCATTTTGCAGATGGTTGACTTACACTCACTGTGTCAAAATTACCCACCCTGGGGACTCAGCAGCCCAAAAGTGTTTGCTACAAGTTTTTGCTTAATTGAGCTCTAAGAGGAGCAGCATACAGCTGGGATTTTGGCTTTGCTTTCTCTCTGAATATTTAAAGCTGGAGGAAAAGTCTGGAAGTTCTTTTGAAAGCTGCTTTCCTCCCGGCCCACAGTTTGAGTGTGATCTCAAGCTGTGATTGGACTTGATCTCCCCCTACTGTTAGTGAAGGGGCAGCTGCTTGTTACctcctgctcacctgggcactTCTCAGGTATGCTGACATAACTacagcagctccttcctcttGTCTGAGCAACCAACCAACACTTAATAAATCATGGTTTGAAGCAGCTACATATGTAGGCTATGGTAGCAGGATGGGAGGCAGGACTAGATGCAAGCAGGGATGGCAACAAGTAGCATGGGctagtgatttttttctcagcagAGTTAAAGAAGCACCTCTGACCCCAGCAGCATCCCATTAACCCATGCATGGTGTTTTTTCAGGCTGTGACCTATCCTCACtttaaaaattctctttaaGCATTTCTCATGCCTTCAGAAACATGCTGTGGTTAATTGGAGCAATGAGGTTTCTTTGATAATCAGTCCTAAGAATCAGGAAAGTGAATGCTCCTCGTACTGTCTGTAGTTCAGTGCATTACTATAAAAATCCTAAATATATTTCAGGCAAATAGATGCATATGATCAGAAGATAATCTGTGTGTCTCTATACTAGATGTTCAGCAAATAAATGTAAGGCCTGACCATAAGATAATAACTGGGAAGAAAGGAGAGCCTTTGGCTCAGCATGAGGAGAGAAGAGCTGCTCTTGGGAGAAGCTACTCCCGTGACATGCTCTGTTTAAAGTAAATAGACTCAAGATTTGACTCAGGTATATCTGTGAAGAGCAGATGGCCTGATTAGATGTTTGCGTTTCTGTATCCAAAACATTACTTTCCCACAGGCAATCGCTTGTTTACAAAAACCAGTCTAATTGGATGACAATTGTAGAACATAAATTATTTGCTCTTTTAAGCCCTTAGtacccttttctgttttttctttatttattgtCAGGCACTTTGTAGGAGGTTGATACTAGTGCATCAAGTAATgcccctgctggctgctggatATGAGGCCTAGAAAATAAGTTAAAAAGAGGCAAAAGCTGAAAATTGGAGCCATGAGATTTGTCCCAAAACACTGATTTCTGTATATGGTCCACCCACGTTGTCCTAGTCTGTGATGATAATCTTTACCTCCTTCATGCTTCTCCAGCCTCCTATGGCATGTTGACTGCCAGGAAAATGTATTGAGGTTTGTTTGGTCAAAACAGATTTGCAATTTGCATAATCTCAAATATTTCTGTCACTGAGTCCTGATTTTCAATTAATTCACtataaaaaatcctttttaagAAAGAGGAAATACCTTGTAACTGCTTAAAGCTACTAATAGACAGCTACAAAATATCTACTTCACAGCATTGCGAACTTGTCTGTCTGTTAATGTATGGCGTCGCTTGGCAGCAGGCTAGCTGGCATGAAATGGAAGATGGAATGGCTCCTAAGTCCTACCTGGGCTGCAGCAAACTCACAGTCTCACCTTTAGCCATCTTCTCCTGTCTTATCTGTGGCCAGAGCATCCATCTCCCTGTGGGGAGAGACCCCACAAAAGTGATTTGTAAAGAGGGGAGATGCTGCCCTAACAATATTCATTTCACCCTTTAAGAAACCCTGAAGCTGTTACAGCGACTGCTGAAGTCCCCAGGGTGCAGGAAGATTCCCGTGCTGGTTCAGAGCAAGGATGATGTCATTGTAACAGCCTCCAACTTCAGCTCAGAGAGGTAACGGGAGTAGAGGAGAATCATTTCTCTTTCAATCCTATGTGGAGACTGGGTGAGGAGATTCAGAGAGTCCCATTGTCTAGATGTGTGAAGGTTTTATCTGCCATGTGGAGTGTGTTCCATAAGAGTGTGTTGATTTTGAGGCTTACCTGCTTGTGTTTCCCTCTCTGAGGCAGAAATGagaggctgctcctgggcagtCTGCAGAAGACAGCAGGGCATTTGGCTTCCTTCAGTTCTTTCTTCAGAACCTTACACCTTTTCCCAAATGTCATTGGAAAGCAGAGGCAATGTTGCAGGTTTTCAAACATGGGGTGTTGTGCATCTGACTGCTTGCCAGGATCTCCCTTCCTAGCACAGTATATTGAATTAGTCCCAAGATTTTGGATGTCTCCCTACATGTGGAAGGCCAGGTAGGAAGGTGAACTAACTCCATTTTCATCAATTTTCCTTTACAGGATGTGCCCAATTTTCCAGATTTCAAATGTTACTGGGGAGAATCTAGATTTGCTGAAGATGTTTCTTAATCTCTTGTCTCCACGGACCAGTTACAGGGAAGAAGAGCCAGCAGAATTCCAGATAGACGATACTTACTCTGTCCCGGTAAGGGGCCTAGTATTTGGAAGAATATTCTGTTCCCTCTTTTAGAGGAGAGTTCTAGAGCTCTTTTGCTGGCCTGGTAGAGTAACCAcaattactgctttttcttttgtggcATAGGGTGTAGGAACAGTTGTCTCTGGGACGACACTGAGAGGCCTAATCAAGCTAAATGACACCCTGCTGCTGGGGCCAGATCCCCTTGGCAACTTCCTCCCTATCGCTGTTAAGTCCATCCACCGCAAGAGGATGCCCGTCAAAGAGGTGCGGGGAGGGCAGACTGCCTCCTTTGCCTTGAAGAAGGTGAGATGATCTCCTCTAGACCCCCAGAACAGGAACTGCCCTCTTAATTTTCGAGTGTTCTTGGAGTTCAGCTGCAGTAAGGCTGTTTCTACATACATCAGCTGCCTGATGTTGCTGTGTAATGGAATCCCATAGAACCTCTGTGGTTCCACATCCTGGTTTTTCCTGCTAGGAGCTGCCAGGGGATAGCAGTGCCACTAGACAATGATGTTGGAGATATCTAAGAAGGTGGAGGCATTGCAAGAAAAGTCTCCTTTTGTGCTGGAACTGCATTAGTAACCTGCACAGAGTATTCACACTACTCCTCTTGGCTTGTAGGACCAGCTGCATGATTTGGgatttaaaaatcagcaaaatttGATATGACTCCTCTTGCAAAAAGTTTCTGTCAATAGAAGCGGCACTGATTTTAAGGGGATATAGTTTAAGTTACACCATACTTCATGTGTTCGGGCTTATCATGTTATATTAACAGACATCATGATTTAGGAGAGATCCTTTCCTTGGATAATGTGCAACCAGGATgtatgttttgcttttaaaggaTCAGTGAGGTAAATGCGTCAAGTGTCCAGCATTTCCAGTACTCTAAATGTTCCTTATAAACTTCAGCTGAATTTGATTTTTGCAACCTTTACATAATATCATATACATAACATACAGCTATGAAGCTTTTGCTTTGCCTTTTGCTGAGCATGAGATAGTATCTGTGAAATCCCTTAGGATTCTGCTGGATGCAGTCAGCCAGAGCAGCTGATTTCTTCCCTGGAGAATCATGCTAAGGTTTTTTGTGTCTCTGCTTTTCAGATCAAGCGTTCTTCCATCCGGAAAGGCATGGTAATGGTGTCACCACGCCTGAATCCACAAGCGTCGTGGGAGTTTGAAGCAGAGATTCTGGTGCTCCATCACCCCACCACCATCAGCCCACGATACCAGGCCATGGGTACGTGTGTCAGTGTTGGATTGTCTTTGTTTCCCAGTGGTAGCATTTTGCATCAGATCTAGCCTAAGATAATTTTGCTCCTGATGTCTCTGCCAACCTGAATATATGCCATAGttcctggttttgcttttcccagcactgtggaagggagagggaagggagctaACAGAGAGTAGGGAAAGGCTATAAGGTAAAAAGGAGATGTGTGCTCTCAAATGTACCTGGAGCCTGCCTGTGCTAATATCTCTGTAGTGCAAAAATTCTCCACTTCCAAATGCTGATGGAAAGACTCATTTTGGGTCCTGACCTCTAACCCAGCTGCTTGGTGTGTAGGATTCTTGAAGGTGCTCCAGGACAGGCAGGATTTGAAGGCAGCTGTTCTAGCTTATGTGCATGTTCTTTTTGGGATGGAACAAAGGCAGCTGCGTGACTCATACGGTCTTTGCTGTTGGGTGAGGAGCTGCCTCAGATGTGTCTCTGAAGCTCGTTCCACTAATGGGCCTGGCTGCTGAAAGCCTTTGTGCTTTACTTTCACAGTGCATTGTGGCAGCATCCGTCAGACGGCCACGATTCTCAGCATGGACAAGGACTGCCTGCGGACAGGGGACAAAGCCACGGTGCACTTCCGCTTCATCAAAACCCCGGAATATTTACATATAGACCAGCGGCTGGTCTTCCGGGAAGGCCGCACCAAAGCTGTGGGTACCATCACTAAGGTAAAGGCTGCCAAGTCCCACTTGCTTTTGCCCATTAGCTACTTCTTGCACTGAGAAGCCAGCAGGAGAATCAAGATAGCTCTGGAAGATTGAGGCAAGAGGCTGTGCTTCAACCACAAGCATCAGGACTGACATGGGTCAAGGATGACCCATGTGCTTTGTCATGTGGTGGGTCTTTAGCTGGTGTGAATGAGGGAATGTAAAGGGAGGGGCTGTCATATGCTGCTGGTTCTTAAGGCTCAGTCTCTTTCTGACATCTTGAAGCTGGTCTGTTTGAGTCATGTTGTGGAGGTTAGTCACCTCAGCCAAATGGTCCTTTCCAAGGGTGGAAGATCAGAGGTCTAGGTTTCTTTGAACAGCTGCTGCATTCTTCTCCTTATGGTTATTTTTACAAATTCTCCTGAggctttttattaaaaagcagcagtgaaCCTTGCCAGATCAGCCTGGCTATTTTAATGCTGAGTTTGGCCTCTCCCTTTGCAATTTGCAGCTACTCCAGACCACCAATAACTCACCAATGAACTCCAAGCCACAGCAGATCAAGATGCAGTCAACGAAGAAGGGAGCTGTTACGAAACGAGAGGATGGTGTTCCCGCTGCTGGGACGGCAGCTGGAggcccagcagctggggatgaGGCCCCCTCAACAGCTGCAGCACCACTGACACCTACTGCCCTGCAACCGTTGGTAAGTGAGGAAAATACCATGTCTGTCCTAGCTGTTTGTGTCATGGTTTCACCTGTTGGAGGAAGGGCACTCTAAAGCACAAGTATTATCCCCTCATACCTCGAACTCACCTTGCTGCAGGAACAAATAGAAATGTAAGTAGTCTCACAGCAGGAATCATAATTCTCTGATGACTGGATGACTCCATGGCTGACCTTGCAGCAGACAGCAGCTCAGGCTACTGGGACAATTCACATTGGACCTCAGGAAGTGTCTAGTCTAACCTCCTGCTCTAAATAGGATTAGCTGTGAAGTCAGACTAGGTTGCTCAGGGTTTTATCCAGTCATGTCTTAAAAACCTCCCAAGGGGAAAGACTGCAGAACCTCCCCTTGGCAACCTGTTTCACTGCTTTGACCATGTGCACAGTGAAGAAATGTCACTATATACCCAGTAGCTGAACTAGTGAAACATACAACAACCAGTCACAGAACGAGTCTTAGATGTCTGAATGAGAGGTAGAATATCCCTACACTAGAGAAATTACAACCTATGTATTAGGCACAGGTCATCTGCCCTGTTGAAAAATAAGGATGGGGACAtccaagaagaaggaaagccttgaaatttttctttagaGAAATTTATCTAGGTTGTTTTGTTGGTTAGGACTTTTCAGTTCAGCTCGTCCATGGAGGATACCTAGTCTTTCTGGCCTGAAAGGAATGGAAATTCAATTCTCACTGCAGGCCTACTGACCAGCTTTATTACTGATAGAAGAAAGGTCCTCTCCTTGTAGGGTACTTCTTCAGGAAGTGAAGTGTTCAGGAACTGACTCTGTCAAGTGACACGGTGTTTCCCTTAATTCTAGCTATATTAGTTGCCATGGTCAAATTTCACCCTCTTGAGCCAGACTGCTCATCAAAGGGGgtcccctggcaggggttcTGTCCCTCTGCATATCCCTGGGGCTTCACACCAGTCCTCCATCTTGTCCATGTCTTTTTGTAGCATCGCTGTGGTTGTAAGTAGTGGTCCCAGCTTGCTCTTTGTTTCATCCCTCCCCCTGAGGCTCTGGGTTGCTTTTGTTCTTGCTTACatcttcctctctctctttgctGCGTCCCCTCAGCCTGCACTGGATGAAGAGCCCCACATCCGTGAGGGCAATAAGGTATTTGGCTGCTCTCAAAGAGAAACAATGGGTTTGCTGAGGTTGGGAAAAGAGTCAGGTGAGCCTGAGAGCCATGGTAGGGGGCGGGGGGCTCTCCTTCAATTCTGTACAAAGTCAAGGGAGCCTGAGGCCTTGATTTCCTGTATGCTGAGCCCCATGGCACTTGCTGGCTCTCATGAGAGTGAAGCATTTAGAAACTTGGGAAATCAAAGTCTTCCCAGCTTGAAGGGCAAAACTTCCTGGTGCATCTgtctctcctccttccctcatGGTGTGTCTGTCTCCCTCCTGCCTTATTGCCTTCCTGCAGTGGTAGAAAGCTGATCAGTCACAACTGCCCTGCTGCTGTCTGAATGTGTGTGTGATCCATCTGAATTCCTGCTGTGTTGATATCCCAACGGAGGGGTTGCTTTGCACTAAAGTCAGTCTTGTTTTTCAGTCAAAAGTCGGAGGAGGAGGCCGTCGACGTGGGGGTCAGCGCCATAAAGTGAAATCTCAGGGAGCCTGTGTGACTCCTGCCAGTGGCTGCTGAATTTCTTATTCCTCCTCTCTCTGAAGAACTCCCCATCCCTTCATTTCTTATCCAAAAGATCCAGAGCAGCGTAAACCAAAACCCATCCCAGCTGATTGGCTGCAGAAGAATCgtccctcctccctgcaggaAGCGATGGAGAGGAGCATAATTTATAAGCTAATGAAGGTGATAAGACAGAGAACTGAGTAACTGACACCTTCCTCCTACCCCTGTCGACACATTTTTGTACATCATGGGCTTAGTTTTTATTCTTATTagtttttattatattttgtgTGCATGAAGATGAGAGGGGAGTCTGGATAAAGCTGCAAAGAGCCAGTTAGttgcctccctcctccctcaccCCTTTCTGTCCACAGGACTTGCTGCTCTCCCCTACTTGCTGTCTCAGATCCAGGGGTTATCAGATGCCTGAAATTTCAGACTTGCAAAGGTTAAAACAGGTTGTTTAGGATGGCTCCATGGAGCATCGTTTCATCACCACTGTGGCCTTGTGCCAAATAATGTTTTGGATTCCCTCCCTCTTAAACTATTTCTAAGTGGATTTAATTTAATGTTGTAATGACTGCAGTTTGAAGGAGATGGTAAGAAAGTTCCTTAGTTGGAGATCTAAGAGGGAAACAAACTGGGAAGCAGTTGTTGATGTTAAGTTCAGGGATCCTATGCTCAATATCCTCAAATAATGTTGAAAGCACTTAAAATTTTAACTAGCAACAGAGTTAAATGGGCAGGCATTTACCCACCCAGTTCCCCTTCCCATCGTGCTGCTTTTCCTAGTGTTTGTTCAGTGCACATTGGAGCACATCTAACCTGCCTCccaaggctgcagcagctccactgACAGTATTAAGAACAGTGCAGGAGCACTCAGTCCGTCCCTTGAGCCAGAGAAAGCCTTCTCACCTCGATGGATAGAGGTCACAGGTGGTAAGATAACTTTGGAACAGAGACATCAGGCTAACATGACCCCCCCCTTGATTTTGTTTACTCCAAGATTTCCAAAACCTTTTTGGAATTCACTGGCCAAACTTTGCCATGGCAGAGGCAGGATTTGTCTTCTCCCCTCTTGCTAAAGAGGGCAGTGACAAATTGGTACCAAATTTATAGAAGTACTTTCAAGGTTGGAAGTATGTGGTAATTTTTCTGActttcactgaattttttttaagattttatttttcttattgaGAAATTCTGACTTCTCCAAGAAGGCCCTGCAAGGACAGTTTACAAATTACTGTTAGAATGGTTTTTTTAACCATTTAATGAgtttttcaaattattattcCCTGCTTATTTTGATCTCTTTTCTTCTAACCCTACCTCCTCCCTTGGCTCCAGTAAGGACAAGAATTATCCTCTGCCAGCTTATAGTGAGCGCTGGGAGCATGGTAGCATTTTGAGGAGGAGGTGGCAGCCTCAGCAAATCATGGCTCCCTCCAGCAGGCATGGTCAGGCTCAGTTTCTCTGAGGGCTTCCTCCTCCAATGaagaacttttattttaatcagagaGAGACTGCAAAGTTTCTGTCCCTCCTTAGCAGGTTGTTCCTGTTCCAcactctgtgtcacctgtgtggaGTTCATTCCATCTCACCTTGTGACTCGGGGTGGGCTTCCAGGCCGGCTGAGTGGCAGAGCGCATCTCCCGCTGCCAACACCAGCACTCCAAGAGCATTAAGCGGCACGGGAGAGGCAAGAAACATGCTTTGGAGACCAGGGTCCTTTGCCTTAGAGACTGCAGTGGGTGGAAGGGGGAGGTCAGACAGTCCTTTTCCAAGCTATGTGCCTAAATACCAGCACTCTCCTGGCGAGGGAGGAACTATAGGCGGCTACAACACTAATAGCACCCGCATTGTGAGGGGGTGTGAGGTGTGGCTAAGCAGGGCATGAGGGCCTGGCTTGTTTGTCTTCTGGCCCTGTAGCAGCATCAAACTGCATCTGATTTCACTGTCCTCTGCttctgaggggagcagggagctccaggcggttttctctttctccattCCTTGTGCTCCAAATGAAGGAGACTGCCAAGACTGAAAGAAGGTTCACTTCAATTTGTGCAAAGGAGGTGGTGTGATCTCTCTTTTGTGACCAGCATTTACAGATCACTCAGGCTGGTGTGatctataaaataaattttaaaaaagtttgtTCCAAGTAAAAGTGTGTCTTCTTGATTTTTGTCCCTCTGGACAGAGGAAGGTGGTTTGACTAGCACCGGGTTTCTTTGCTGGCTACAAGACGAGGCTGTGCTCATAGtgacagcagggcagggcatggcacagcacaggagagctgctgctgagcctcTGCACAGCCCTGACAGCTTTTACTCTGGCCAAAATGATGTGCACCACCGTGGCAGAGTGGTAAAATGAGAACACGGGTGTGGTGTGAGCTGTGCACTTTGAGATGTGAGTGGGTGTGAAGAGCAGCTCTAGCAAATCACCTGGGGCCAGCCCCATGTGAGAAACTCTGCTAGAGGATGCAGCAATAGCACAGCATTTGCAGTGCCTGCCTACTGTGCTTCCTGGGACATACACCTCACCTGTTTCTGCAGATACAGTGAGACTCTCCAGGGTTTGCAAGGAGCCTTTTTCCGTCTCCTCAGTTGATCTCAGAGGTTCACAAAGGCCTTTttctgctctgcacagcccttTCATAGGTAAGTGTTGGGCTGTGGTAGCCAGAGCTGAGGCCCACATAGCCCTTGGCCTCCTGGAGAGGGCTGGTCCAGGGCCAGCAGAGAGCAAGCCTGGCCCTAGTGTGGTCTTCTGGGAGGAGCTGCATGAGTATTCCTCAATATAAGCCTTCCTCCAAGGCCAGGTTAAGCAGACAAGGTTGTGACCCTCCTCAAGCCAGttcaatttcccatttttaagCCTTTTTTATGCACTAAGTTAACTTCCTCACGCTAAGGAAAATGAAGTATTtcctttctgcttgctttgtaACTGATGAGTAGTTAGCCCAtgtgaaggaaaagagaagcaaGCAGATCCCCTGAATTGGGCTTTGTGTCAGGCTTTGTCCCTGCTAACCCAGTTTCACTTGCTGCTCCTTGGGGCCAAGCTGGGCTCTGCTATTGGTAAGGCAGAGGATGGGAAGGCTTGGGAGGTGACTGCAGAATAAGGACAGCCATGATATCACAGACTTAAGTCTAGTAGAAGTTTTTAGTCCCAAGGAATTAAGAGATTTTAGGAATAAGTCTTGTTTTCAGCATTGTTTCAAGGAGCTTTTCATCCTCAAGACTGCTCAATGACAAGGTGATAACTTTGTTAACTGGCCCTAGAGTTAGTACATCAGGCTGGAAAATAAGGATTTGTCATAAAACTACATAGAACAGCTCCAAGAATAGCTTTGTCTATCTACTAGCTCTGCATCATTCCCAACAGCAAATTCAGTTACAAAACATCCAAAACACTCTGGGCAGTTTTGATATAATTTATGtcttggtcttttttttttttttttcttgcatagGCATAAATTACAATCtgttgattaaaaaataaaaggaacaaaacaGTGCAGCATTTGCAACAGGCTACAGCATCAAACACAAACTCCTGTCTGTAACCATCTGTTTCTGCAGGGCTAATTTGTAACATGTGTGTAGGGCAAACTGAGAAGTAGGGAGAATACAGGAGGGAAATGGAGTAAATAAGAGAAATCTGCTCCCACAGCTGTTCTGCATTTCTCCTGCCTCACCAGGCTCATCTTCGGCATCAGCTCTAGGATTAAATACCCCTGGGCAGAGAAGCACATGCTGAAGCAGCAGTTTTCTGTGCCCTCTTCTTTTGCAGCTCTGGGAAGTGCTGCAGAAATCCTGCAAGCTCCAATCTCGAGAGCCAGCGGCTTCTGGCACTTGGCACAGGTGctcaggctgcagcccagcactgctgctgaatTTGGGGGCTAAAACCCCACATGTAGCCTCAGCATATGTTCCTGGGGATCCTCACACAGATGGCATGGTGAGGCCTCTAAAACCAGCTAGAAAAGAGCATGAAGCCCCAGGATGAGCTCTCACTGGTAGCTCCAGGGAGCAAAGATTTTCATGTCCAAAGGACAGGGCAAGCTTGCATTGTAAAGCCAAATGCTCCCTAACCCAGACACAGCAGTTAACACCCACGTGGAAGGAGCAGAAATCCCACTACAATTCCCTTTTCAGGGGAAGAGGTCACCTTTCCTGCCTCACCAGCATGCCTGATTTAccacaaaatctttttttttttttttttgggcaaaGACTTTGTTCTTACAGTCCAAGCCAGAGACCAGGGAGCCAGAAGGAACGTAAGAAAAGGGGTTTTCCCAGGCTCATGGTTATAGCTCTTGCTCCAGCAGCCAGAGAAAGGTGAGAAAAAGGGAGAGCTTCATGTCTGCTTTCTCTTTATGATTCAAATAAATACAGGAGCTGGTCTGCCAAACCCAGAACAGGTCTAGGCATTCATAAAAGCACAGCTCCATGTGCTCAGTGCACTCATGGACAGGACTCCAAGGCAAGTGGGCAGCTGTAGACAAGTTTAAAATAACTTTGGCTGTGGATGCCAAGAATTAAGATTACGCTCAATATAGGAGAGAATTTATAGTCCctggctgtggctccaggtcagttttctccctgcagcagggcctCCCAGCTCTGCAAGAGGCTCCACAGGGTAATTTTAACCTGTTGGAGACAGGACTGTGCCCTCTGAGCTCACTTCCCCTGCTTGGAGCAAGGAGACCCCTTGCTCCAAGAAGGGGTGTACAGCCACCACCCTCACCCTCCCAGGCTGGCACGGAAGGAGTCAaggctcagcagctctgcctgatGCTGAAAGGAGACACTTCTTCAGCCCCTTGTTCTCCTCCTCTATGCCTACAGTGCTTCAAGCAGAGACCACCAGAGGGGGAAATCAATACATGGTGCTCTCCTGGTGTCAGGGGAAGGATGATACCAGCACTGGACAGGGCTGAAACACTGACCATGAGCCCTTAAGCTTTTCTTTCAATGAAACACAACACAAACCTGGAGGCTGTTAACACCATCCAGTAACATAAGCCAAACAGTGTGATGCAGGCAACCTGTGCATCCTTCCTGCAAACCCCTGCTGTGCCTCCACCCATCCCAACAGTACAGACAAGGTTTACATGCCcactgcaggcagagctccccctcctgctccagcccagtcctcccacagccagggctcagAGAACAGTGCAATGCCAGTAAGGAGAGGTAGGAGGAAAAGGGAGCCCTTCCAAGAGAAAGGAGGTCAGCCCACACCAGCCATCTGCCATCGAGGACCCGAGAGCTGAGGGAGCCCCGTCGGCAGGGGGTGGCTCTGCATGCTGGCACCTGCAAGCCCTGGCGATTGCCACATCTCccccccaggagccctgcagagccctggggcagcagctccactTGCTGCTAACAGTCAAGTATATACAGATGCAGCCATGGGCAAGAGGCCACAGCCACGCATTGCAGTCTCAGAGGACATCCAGAGAAAGGAGGGCAGGAATGCCTCCAGcaccccaccagcagcagtgcACAGAGGACCCCAGCTACCAAGCCACCAACAATGTGAGGCCCGTATTTTAAACGGCTCTGCTCATCTTATTCTAGCTTATCCTACTGTGTATGCTATTCTACTAAACAAAGCTCTAGCCCTCTCCACATCTAAGCCACTCATCCAAGTGGAACCATGTAACATTCTCTGGTTAAGTACAAATTGCATGGAAAAagtcttttttccctttgttacTACAAACCCCCCCCCGACAAAAAAGCCAACCTCAACACCCCAACTGGAAAATagctcccctccccacccctcttaaaaaaaatatatcagaaCAAACCCCAAATGAAAAGCAGGCAACAGGAATTTTCAATAGCATCATCAAGCTTAACACTGGGAGGCAGCCAGCCAGGGAGGCCACCAGCATCGGTAACACCCAACTCAGCTACTGTCAGCAGGAGGG
This portion of the Anomalospiza imberbis isolate Cuckoo-Finch-1a 21T00152 chromosome 5, ASM3175350v1, whole genome shotgun sequence genome encodes:
- the GTPBP1 gene encoding GTP-binding protein 1 isoform X1 encodes the protein MAAAERSRSPVPGGSPVPACMFAPEPGSPGGRPRVAAAACPLRAAFDGEDGEALNGEPEIDLTSKLVMVSPTSEQYDSLLQQMSERIDEGCGETIYVIGQGSDGTEYGLSEADMEASYATLKSMAEQIEADVILLREHQEAGGKVRDYLVRKRVGDNDFLEVRVAVVGNVDAGKSTLLGVLTHGELDNGRGFARQKLFRHKHEIESGRTSSVGNDILGFDSEGNVVNKPDSHGGSLEWTKICEKSTKVITFIDLAGHEKYLKTTVFGMTGHLPDFCMLMVGSNAGIVGMTKEHLGLALALNVPVFVVVTKIDMCPANILQETLKLLQRLLKSPGCRKIPVLVQSKDDVIVTASNFSSERMCPIFQISNVTGENLDLLKMFLNLLSPRTSYREEEPAEFQIDDTYSVPGVGTVVSGTTLRGLIKLNDTLLLGPDPLGNFLPIAVKSIHRKRMPVKEVRGGQTASFALKKIKRSSIRKGMVMVSPRLNPQASWEFEAEILVLHHPTTISPRYQAMVHCGSIRQTATILSMDKDCLRTGDKATVHFRFIKTPEYLHIDQRLVFREGRTKAVGTITKLLQTTNNSPMNSKPQQIKMQSTKKGAVTKREDGVPAAGTAAGGPAAGDEAPSTAAAPLTPTALQPLPALDEEPHIREGNKSKVGGGGRRRGGQRHKVKSQGACVTPASGC
- the GTPBP1 gene encoding GTP-binding protein 1 isoform X2, with translation MAAAERSRSPVPGGSPVPACMFAPEPGSPGGRPRVAAAACPLRAAFDGEDGEALNGEPEIDLTSKLVMVSPTSEQYDSLLQQMSERIDEGCGETIYVIGQGSDGTEYGLSEADMEASYATLKSMAEQIEADVILLREHQEAGGKVRDYLVRKRVGDNDFLEVRVAVVGNVDAGKSTLLGVLTHGELDNGRGFARQKLFRHKHEIESGRTSSVGNDILGFDSEGNVVNKPDSHGGSLEWTKICEKSTKVITFIDLAGHEKYLKTTVFGMTGHLPDFCMLMVGSNAGIVGMTKEHLGLALALNVPVFVVVTKIDMCPANILQETLKLLQRLLKSPGCRKIPVLVQSKDDVIVTASNFSSERMCPIFQISNVTGENLDLLKMFLNLLSPRTSYREEEPAEFQIDDTYSVPGVGTVVSGTTLRGLIKLNDTLLLGPDPLGNFLPIAVKSIHRKRMPVKEVRGGQTASFALKKIKRSSIRKGMVMVSPRLNPQASWEFEAEILVLHHPTTISPRYQAMVHCGSIRQTATILSMDKDCLRTGDKATVHFRFIKTPEYLHIDQRLVFREGRTKAVGTITKLLQTTNNSPMNSKPQQIKMQSTKKGAVTKREDGVPAAGTAAGGPAAGDEAPSTAAAPLTPTALQPLSKVGGGGRRRGGQRHKVKSQGACVTPASGC
- the GTPBP1 gene encoding GTP-binding protein 1 isoform X3: MVSPTSEQYDSLLQQMSERIDEGCGETIYVIGQGSDGTEYGLSEADMEASYATLKSMAEQIEADVILLREHQEAGGKVRDYLVRKRVGDNDFLEVRVAVVGNVDAGKSTLLGVLTHGELDNGRGFARQKLFRHKHEIESGRTSSVGNDILGFDSEGNVVNKPDSHGGSLEWTKICEKSTKVITFIDLAGHEKYLKTTVFGMTGHLPDFCMLMVGSNAGIVGMTKEHLGLALALNVPVFVVVTKIDMCPANILQETLKLLQRLLKSPGCRKIPVLVQSKDDVIVTASNFSSERMCPIFQISNVTGENLDLLKMFLNLLSPRTSYREEEPAEFQIDDTYSVPGVGTVVSGTTLRGLIKLNDTLLLGPDPLGNFLPIAVKSIHRKRMPVKEVRGGQTASFALKKIKRSSIRKGMVMVSPRLNPQASWEFEAEILVLHHPTTISPRYQAMVHCGSIRQTATILSMDKDCLRTGDKATVHFRFIKTPEYLHIDQRLVFREGRTKAVGTITKLLQTTNNSPMNSKPQQIKMQSTKKGAVTKREDGVPAAGTAAGGPAAGDEAPSTAAAPLTPTALQPLPALDEEPHIREGNKSKVGGGGRRRGGQRHKVKSQGACVTPASGC